A part of Solibacillus sp. FSL H8-0538 genomic DNA contains:
- the glyA gene encoding serine hydroxymethyltransferase produces MAFEKLAVQDKAVLEGIYAEKKRQQENIELIASENFVSEAVMEAQGSVLTNKYAEGYPGKRYYGGCEHVDVVEDIARDRVKEIFGAEYANVQPHSGAQANMAVYHTILEPGDTVLGMNLSHGGHLTHGSPVNFSGILYNFVEYGVTEDTHVIDYEDVRAKALANKPKLIVAGASAYPRAIDFAKFREIADEVGAYFMVDMAHIAGLVAAGEHQSPVPYADFVTSTTHKTLRGPRGGLILASKEWEQKLNKSVFPGIQGGPLMHVIAAKAVAFGEALQPEFKDYIKQVKVNAITLAETLIAEGVEIVSGGTDNHLVLLNVKSLGLTGKVAEHALDAVGITTNKNTIPYDTESPFVTSGIRIGTPAVTSRGFKEEDMKEVGLIIAAVLKNPEDEATKADAKARVAALADKHPLYA; encoded by the coding sequence ATGGCATTTGAAAAATTAGCAGTACAAGACAAGGCAGTTCTAGAAGGCATTTATGCAGAAAAAAAACGTCAACAGGAAAACATCGAATTAATCGCATCAGAAAACTTCGTGTCAGAAGCAGTAATGGAAGCTCAAGGCTCAGTTCTTACTAACAAATACGCTGAAGGTTACCCAGGTAAACGTTACTATGGCGGCTGTGAACACGTTGACGTAGTAGAAGATATCGCACGCGACCGCGTAAAAGAAATCTTCGGCGCTGAATATGCGAACGTACAACCACACTCAGGTGCACAAGCAAACATGGCGGTATATCACACGATTTTAGAGCCAGGTGACACAGTTCTTGGAATGAACCTTTCTCACGGTGGTCACTTAACACACGGTTCTCCTGTAAACTTCTCTGGTATCCTATATAATTTCGTAGAGTACGGTGTAACAGAAGATACGCATGTGATCGATTATGAAGATGTACGCGCGAAAGCATTAGCAAACAAACCAAAACTTATTGTTGCGGGTGCTTCTGCATACCCACGTGCAATTGACTTCGCAAAATTCCGTGAAATCGCGGATGAAGTAGGCGCATATTTCATGGTAGACATGGCGCACATCGCAGGTTTAGTAGCTGCTGGCGAACACCAATCTCCAGTACCTTACGCTGACTTTGTAACGTCAACTACACATAAAACATTACGCGGTCCTCGTGGTGGTTTAATTCTTGCTTCAAAAGAATGGGAGCAAAAACTAAACAAATCAGTATTCCCAGGTATTCAAGGTGGCCCTTTAATGCACGTAATTGCTGCTAAAGCAGTAGCATTTGGCGAAGCATTACAACCAGAATTCAAAGACTATATTAAACAAGTTAAAGTTAACGCGATTACTTTAGCTGAAACGTTAATAGCTGAAGGCGTTGAAATCGTATCAGGTGGTACGGATAATCACTTAGTATTATTAAACGTAAAATCTTTAGGGTTAACAGGTAAAGTAGCTGAACATGCACTTGATGCAGTAGGAATTACAACAAATAAAAACACAATTCCTTACGATACAGAATCACCATTTGTGACATCGGGTATTCGTATTGGTACACCTGCAGTAACTTCTCGTGGATTCAAAGAAGAAGACATGAAAGAAGTTGGCTTAATTATCGCTGCAGTTCTTAAAAACCCAGAAGACGAAGCAACAAAAGCAGATGCAAAAGCTCGTGTAGCAGCATTAGCTGACAAGCACCCACTATACGCGTAA
- a CDS encoding TIGR01440 family protein, with protein sequence MTNLHDLQQDLAQALNEFEQQVKFAPKQLFVIGCSTSEVIGAKIGTSGAMDVAEVIYEEFAKFAQKHDLYLVFQGCEHINRALTMEAAAAIQYNLEPVAVVPVRTAGGSMSAFAFTQLKNPVVVEAVSAHMGIDIGQTLIGMHLKLVAVPIRTSVKMLGEAVLTMATTRPKLIGGTRAQYELPNK encoded by the coding sequence TTGACTAACTTACACGATTTGCAGCAGGATTTAGCGCAAGCCTTAAACGAATTCGAGCAACAAGTGAAGTTTGCGCCAAAGCAGTTATTCGTTATCGGCTGTTCCACATCTGAAGTGATCGGTGCTAAAATTGGCACTTCGGGTGCAATGGATGTGGCGGAAGTAATATACGAGGAGTTTGCTAAGTTCGCACAAAAGCATGATCTTTATTTAGTTTTTCAAGGCTGTGAGCATATTAATCGCGCACTTACGATGGAAGCCGCAGCTGCTATACAGTACAATTTAGAGCCTGTCGCAGTTGTTCCAGTACGAACTGCAGGTGGCTCGATGTCAGCATTTGCATTCACACAATTAAAAAATCCGGTAGTCGTGGAAGCAGTTTCCGCGCACATGGGGATTGACATTGGTCAAACATTAATTGGGATGCATTTAAAATTAGTAGCGGTTCCAATCCGCACGTCTGTCAAAATGCTAGGTGAGGCTGTCCTAACAATGGCCACAACTCGTCCGAAATTAATTGGCGGCACGCGCGCTCAATATGAGTTACCAAACAAATAA
- the upp gene encoding uracil phosphoribosyltransferase codes for MSKVYVFDHPLIQHKLTYIRDKSTGTKEFRELVDEVATLMAFEITRDLPLEEIEVQTPVTTAKTKVLLGKKIAIVPILRAGIGMVDGILKLIPAAKVGHIGLYRDPETLKPVEYYAKLPADVEERDFIIVDPMLATGGSAVEAINSLKKRGAKNIKFMCLIAAPEGVKVIQELHPDVDIYIAALDEKLNDHGYIVPGLGDAGDRLFGTK; via the coding sequence TTGAGCAAAGTATACGTATTCGATCACCCATTAATTCAACATAAGTTAACTTATATTCGTGATAAAAGTACGGGAACAAAAGAATTCCGTGAGCTAGTAGATGAAGTAGCGACATTAATGGCATTTGAAATTACTCGTGATTTACCATTAGAAGAAATTGAGGTTCAAACACCTGTAACTACAGCAAAAACTAAAGTATTATTAGGTAAGAAAATTGCAATTGTCCCAATTTTACGTGCAGGTATCGGCATGGTTGATGGCATTTTAAAATTAATTCCAGCAGCTAAAGTTGGCCACATTGGTCTTTACCGTGATCCAGAAACGTTAAAACCAGTAGAATATTATGCAAAACTTCCTGCTGATGTAGAAGAGCGCGATTTCATCATTGTTGACCCTATGCTTGCAACAGGCGGTTCAGCAGTGGAAGCGATTAACTCACTTAAAAAACGCGGCGCAAAAAACATTAAATTTATGTGCTTAATTGCTGCTCCAGAAGGCGTTAAAGTAATTCAAGAACTACACCCAGATGTAGATATTTACATTGCAGCACTTGATGAAAAGTTAAACGACCACGGTTACATCGTGCCTGGACTAGGCGACGCTGGAGACCGACTATTTGGTACAAAATAA
- the rpiB gene encoding ribose 5-phosphate isomerase B, which yields MNIAISSDHGGNNLRKEIMALLDELAISYEDFGPQSNDSVDYPDYAKPVCDGVASGKFNRGILICGTGIGMSIAANKVKGIRCALVHDVFSAKATRCHNDSNILAMGERVIGPGLAREIAEAWLNTQFEGGRHTRRVEKITELEG from the coding sequence TTGAACATTGCGATTTCTTCCGATCATGGCGGTAATAATTTACGTAAAGAAATTATGGCGCTATTAGATGAACTAGCTATTAGCTATGAAGATTTTGGTCCACAATCAAATGACTCTGTTGACTATCCGGATTATGCAAAGCCTGTATGTGATGGTGTTGCAAGTGGGAAATTTAACCGTGGGATTTTAATTTGTGGAACGGGCATTGGTATGTCCATTGCAGCAAACAAAGTGAAAGGCATTCGATGTGCTTTAGTACACGATGTATTTTCGGCAAAAGCAACACGTTGTCACAATGACTCAAATATTTTAGCGATGGGTGAGCGAGTAATCGGCCCAGGACTTGCACGAGAAATTGCTGAAGCGTGGTTAAATACACAATTCGAAGGTGGCCGTCATACGCGCCGCGTTGAAAAAATTACAGAACTAGAAGGGTGA